In one window of Clavelina lepadiformis chromosome 4, kaClaLepa1.1, whole genome shotgun sequence DNA:
- the LOC143451441 gene encoding uncharacterized protein LOC143451441 isoform X1, protein MKTIEKLLKQDDFQVSDVDKECGVYPGCDMENFQPSFIKGGDELISCHGFQFSGIPEKLEDEESVGYGWYVLSQENGVVGVLLQTEGSRSDLRAIVGASLSDAAGDWNLLRKASSSLDVSKRLVINYFNPVDYGARAAWMLRRMVSRDLPGIPHC, encoded by the exons AGACGATTGAGAAGTTGTTGAAACAGGATGATTTCCAGGTTTCAGATGTTGACA AGGAATGTGGAGTGTATCCGGGATGCGACATGGAGAATTTCCAGCCCTCCTTCATTAAAGGGGGCGATGAGCTTATTTCTTGCCACGGGTTCCAATTTTCTGGGATACCAGAGAAACTTGAAGATGAG GAGAGCGTTGGATATGGTTGGTATGTCCTTAGCCAGGAGAATGGTGTCGTCGGCGTACTGCTGCAGACTGAGGGAAGTAGATCTGATCTTCGGGCAATTGTG GGGGCATCCCTGTCGGACGCCGCAGGAGATTGGAATCTCTTGAGAAAGGCCTCGAGTAGTTTGGATGTAAGCAAGCGGCTGgtcataaattattttaatccaGTTGACTATGGAGCTAg GGCCGCCTGGATGTTGAGAAGGATGGTTTCCAGGGATCTTCCAGGAATTCCGCATTGCTGA
- the LOC143451441 gene encoding uncharacterized protein LOC143451441 isoform X2, with product MISRFQMLTRNVECIRDATWRISSPPSLKGAMSLFLATGSNFLGYQRNLKMRLESVGYGWYVLSQENGVVGVLLQTEGSRSDLRAIVGASLSDAAGDWNLLRKASSSLDVSKRLVINYFNPVDYGARAAWMLRRMVSRDLPGIPHC from the exons ATGATTTCCAGGTTTCAGATGTTGACA AGGAATGTGGAGTGTATCCGGGATGCGACATGGAGAATTTCCAGCCCTCCTTCATTAAAGGGGGCGATGAGCTTATTTCTTGCCACGGGTTCCAATTTTCTGGGATACCAGAGAAACTTGAAGATGAGGTTG GAGAGCGTTGGATATGGTTGGTATGTCCTTAGCCAGGAGAATGGTGTCGTCGGCGTACTGCTGCAGACTGAGGGAAGTAGATCTGATCTTCGGGCAATTGTG GGGGCATCCCTGTCGGACGCCGCAGGAGATTGGAATCTCTTGAGAAAGGCCTCGAGTAGTTTGGATGTAAGCAAGCGGCTGgtcataaattattttaatccaGTTGACTATGGAGCTAg GGCCGCCTGGATGTTGAGAAGGATGGTTTCCAGGGATCTTCCAGGAATTCCGCATTGCTGA
- the LOC143451441 gene encoding uncharacterized protein LOC143451441 isoform X3: MISRFQMLTRNVECIRDATWRISSPPSLKGAMSLFLATGSNFLGYQRNLKMRLESVGYGWYVLSQENGVVGVLLQTEGSRSDLRAIVGRLDVEKDGFQGSSRNSALLRGGNEISESG; the protein is encoded by the exons ATGATTTCCAGGTTTCAGATGTTGACA AGGAATGTGGAGTGTATCCGGGATGCGACATGGAGAATTTCCAGCCCTCCTTCATTAAAGGGGGCGATGAGCTTATTTCTTGCCACGGGTTCCAATTTTCTGGGATACCAGAGAAACTTGAAGATGAGGTTG GAGAGCGTTGGATATGGTTGGTATGTCCTTAGCCAGGAGAATGGTGTCGTCGGCGTACTGCTGCAGACTGAGGGAAGTAGATCTGATCTTCGGGCAATTGTG GGCCGCCTGGATGTTGAGAAGGATGGTTTCCAGGGATCTTCCAGGAATTCCGCATTGCTGAGAGGAGGAAATGAG ATCTCTGAGAGTGGGTGA